In Tripterygium wilfordii isolate XIE 37 chromosome 23, ASM1340144v1, whole genome shotgun sequence, one genomic interval encodes:
- the LOC119993645 gene encoding EG45-like domain containing protein, protein MAMSMKASVLLGLVVVGLISVASAETGTATFYTVYVPSACYGYEDQGVMIAAASPSIYNNGAACGRMYNVRCTGPTNQGVPQPCRGNGVTVKVVDLCPGCQGLSLDLSQEAFSQIADPDAGRIQIEFNQV, encoded by the exons ATGGCCATGTCAATGAAGGCTTCGGTTCTTCTTGGTCTTGTAGTTGTAGGCCTCATCTCTGTGGCTTCGGCCGAAACCGGAACCGCCACGTTCTACACAGTATATGTTC CATCGGCATGTTACGGGTATGAAGACCAAGGAGTGATGATAGCAGCAGCTAGTCCTTCAATATATAACAATGGTGCTGCATGTGGAAGAATGTACAATGTTAGGTGCACTGGACCTACAAACCAAGGTGTACCCCAGCCTTGCAGAGGCAATGGTGTGACTGTGAAAGTTGTGGATCTTTGTCCTGGATGTCAAGGATTGTCACTTGATCTCTCTCAAGAAGCTTTCTCTCAGATTGCCGACCCAGATGCCGGAAGGATCCAGATTGAATTCAACCA GGTTTGA
- the LOC119993830 gene encoding EG45-like domain containing protein: MGMQMQALLIVATVLCLTSIIHATPGIAVFYEPPYTPSKCYGNQDKGPWVAGVNDALWNNGAACGRRYRVRCTGGANLAPHPCKPGTSVVVTVVDYCKRPCNGIINLSKQAFSQIADTDAGKVKVEYVNA, from the exons ATGGGAATGCAAATGCAAGCCCTTCTCATCGTAGCAACGGTACTATGCCTTACCTCGATCATACATGCCACACCGGGGATTGCTGTCTTCTACGAACCTCCTTATACTC CCTCAAAATGCTATGGAAATCAAGACAAAGGCCCGTGGGTGGCTGGAGTAAATGATGCTTTGTGGAACAATGGAGCAGCTTGTGGTAGAAGGTACAGAGTCAGATGCACTGGAGGTGCCAATCTTGCTCCACACCCTTGCAAGCCAGGCACCAGTGTTGTTGTTACAGTGGTTGATTATTGCAAAAGGCCATGTAATGGAATCATCAATCTTTCTAAGCAAGCTTTCTCCCAGATTGCTGACACTGATGCCGGAAAAGTTAAAGTGGAATATGTCAA TGCTTGA